Proteins encoded by one window of Haliotis asinina isolate JCU_RB_2024 chromosome 6, JCU_Hal_asi_v2, whole genome shotgun sequence:
- the LOC137287393 gene encoding beta-porphyranase A-like, translating to MKWTQVFFALSLVVGGAFSDDDVYSVTTVTIHPQWLAQGGNVSYDNNRWNKHFGLDQTNLIPNCRRLRTDSGRFPGPENTGNLIKQWPEDPNRSGYPDPNYLKNVTRQQKLCPDYLENINTGFENDMILVAGALEYPSWVDTSEHDGHFANNVDVAAEFTMLLMQGVYDCTKGRIPPYLEPINEPSDKWAILNFTTITTFHRLVAEKLHARFNIKVAGPTIGSYTQFSDLSSFSYWEKVAYFMDGTLGYIDVFSFHSYNNLVVSGRSYNFTGANEARLVAFIDLVENYAFQKTGKMIPLVISEYGRDAVIGFDKYAPSPIIDFSTIYQSNGHKFTQLGLREYIDRAVVFLLASEEGPGRYTLNYSLFTPDGKPTRIVDFFEFWYKFASGFSFIRTTSQYDGEERTVSPLAMSSSSMNETVILLHSYSRRSQTVKLVFQDDWIIPTTGQATCITIKDDWFPVITFNETIDLQKTQGIVELLPEASCHFTFNTPSNQLPSVTLNETTYYGTETLIPIKGNVVSTVISLPNGQYDSARLRVSTSWLINETNSVSYLTFNDHRLDSFFKLFDSNKFNPASSTYWDVWEFVVPSSVFVQGDNQIQVHFSNNMATGFVSSVALVTGKLLPSDLKSL from the exons ATGAAATGGACACAGGTGTTTTTCGCCTTAAGTCTGGTAGTAGGTGGCGCATTCAGTGATGATGACGTGTACAGTGTCACCACTGTGACGATTCACCCTCAGTGGCTGGCACAGGGAGGAAACGTTAGCTACGACAATAACAGGTGGAACAAACACTTTGGTTTGGATCAAACAAACCTCATTCCAAACTGTCGGCGGCTTCGGACTGATAGTGGGCGTTTTCCAGGTCCTGAAAATACCGGAAACCTCATCAAACAA TGGCCGGAAGATCCAAACCGTAGTGGCTACCCTGATCCCAATTACCTGAAGAATGTCACCAGACAACAGAAACTGTGTCCTGATTACCTAGAGAACATCAACACTGGTTTTGAGAACGACATGATCTTGGTGGCAGGAG CTCTTGAATACCCGAGTTGGGTAGACACATCTGAACATGATGGCCATTTCGCAAACAACGTTGATGTTGCTGCCGAGTTTACGATGCTGTTGATGCAAGGAGTGTATGACTGCACCAAAGGACGTATACCACCCTACCTTGAGCCCATAAACGAGCCGAGTGATAAATGGGCTATCCTGAATTTCACGACTATTACCACCTTTCACAGATTAGTTGCGGAGAAACTCCATGCCAGATTTAACATCAAGGTGGCTGGCCCTACAATAGGCAGTTATACACAGTTTTCAGATTTAAGCAGCTTTTCATACTGGGAAAAAGTGGCATATTTCATGGATGGGACTTTAGGTTACATAGATGTGTTTTCTTTCCATTCGTATAACAACCTCGTTGTTTCGGGAAGATCTTACAACTTCACTGGAGCAAATGAAGCACGTCTGGTAGCATTTATCGACCTGGTTGAAAATTATGCCTTTCAGAAGACCGGAAAGATGATCCCCCTTGTTATCAGTGAATATGGTCGTGACGCAGTTATTGGATTTGATAAATATGCTCCATCACCTATAATTGACTTTTCAACAATCTACCAGTCTAATGGCCACAAATTTACCCAACTGGGTCTGAGGGAATACATTGACAGAGCGGTTGTGTTTCTTCTAGCCAGTGAAGAAGGGCCAGGACGTTATACTCTAAACTATTCACTTTTCACGCCTGATGGAAAACCCACTCGTATTGTTGACTTTTTCGAGTTTTGGTACAAATTCGCATCAGGCTTCTCCTTTATCAGAACGACCAGCCAGTATGATGGAGAGGAAAGAACAGTGTCGCCGTTAGCAATGTCAAGTTCATCCATGAACGAAACCGTCATTCTCTTGCACAGCTATTCTCGGAGGTCACAGACTGTAAAGTTAGTCTTCCAAGATGACTGGATCATACCAACAACAGGCCAAGCTACTTGCATAACCATCAAGGACGACTGGTTCCCGGTCATCACCTTCAACGAAACCATCGACCTCCAGAAGACACAAGGAATTGTTGAACTTCTTCCTGAAGCGTCATGTCACTTTACATTCAACACCCCTTCAAACCAACTGCCTTCAGTCACTCTCAACGAAACCACATATTACGGGACGGAGACGTTGATACCAATCAAGGGTAATGTTGTCTCGACCGTGATATCTCTACCAAATGGCCAGTATGACAGTGCAAGACTGAGAGTTTCAACCAGTTGGCTGATCAATGAAACAAACAGTGTATCATACCTTACTTTTAATGACCACCGCCTTGATTCCTTCTTTAAGTTGTTTGACTCTAACAAGTTCAATCCTGCCAGCAGTACCTATTGGGATGTTTGGGAGTTTGTAGTCCCGTCATCTGTGTTCGTCCAGGGGGATAACCAGATACAGGTTCACTTCTCTAACAACATGGCCACTGGATTTGTTTCTTCGGTTGCTCTTGTCACAGGCAAGCTGCTTCCATCTGACCTGAAGTCACTAtga
- the LOC137287327 gene encoding uncharacterized protein isoform X2, with translation MKWTQVLFTLSLTVVGGYSDTTVTIHPQWLAQGGNVRYDNNRWNKHNCLDQENLIPYCRRLRTASGRWGNPDTSRRLFQDWPEDPNRSGYPDPNYLKNVTRQQQLCSGYLENVNTDYENDMIMVAEALEFPSWIDMSEHDGHFPNNVDAAAEFMMLMVQGIYDYTKGRIPPYFEPINEPDGKWQILNFTTISTFHKLVAEKLHAKFNIKVAGPTVTKEINNAALRDFSFWQKVANFMDITLGYIDVFSFHAYNDLVLSGRSYNFTGANEAHLVAFIDLVENYASQKTGKIIPLVISEYGRGGVIGYDKFAPLPIIDFSTIYQSNAHRFTQLGLREYIDRAVVFLLASEERPGRYSLNYSLFTPDGKPTHIVDVYEFWYKFASGFSFIRTTSQYDREERTVSPLAMSSSSMNETVILLHSYSRRSQAVKLVFQDDWIKPTTGQATCTTIKDDWFPAITFNETIDLQKTQGIVELPPEASCHFTFNTPSNQLPSVTLNETSFYGVDTLIPIKGNVVSTVVFLPNGQYDSARLRVSTSWLINETNSVSYLTFNLYRLDSFFKLFDSDKFNPAGNTNWNVWEFIVPASVFVPDSNQVQVHFSNNTTAGYVSSVVLVTGKLVQSDLMSD, from the exons ATGAAATGGACACAGGTCTTGTTCACTCTGAGTCTGACAGTGGTCGGAGGCTACAGTGACACTACGGTGACTATCCACCCTCAGTGGCTTGCACAAGGAGGAAACGTTCGTTACGACAACAATAGATGGAACAAACACAATTGTCTGGATCAAGAAAACCTCATTCCATACTGTCGGAGGCTTCGTACTGCTAGTGGGCGCTGGGGTAACCCAGATACTAGCCGTCGTCTCTTTCAAGAC TGGCCAGAAGACCCGAACCGCAGTGGCTACCCTGACCCCAACTACTTGAAGAACGTCACCAGACAGCAGCAGTTGTGCTCTGGTTACTTGGAGAACGTCAACACTGATTATGAGAACGACATGATCATGGTGGCAGAAG CTCTTGAGTTCCCGAGCTGGATAGACATGTCGGAACACGATGGCCATTTCCCAAACAACGTCGATGCTGCTGCAgagttcatgatgttgatggtgcAAGGAATTTATGACTACACCAAAGGAAGGATACCACCCTATTTTGAGCCTATTAATGAACCGGATGGTAAATGGCAAATACTGAATTTCACCACCATTTCCACTTTTCACAAATTAGTTGCTGAAAAACTCCATGCCAAATTTAACATCAAGGTGGCTGGTCCTACAGTTACCAAAGAAATTAACAACGCAGCTTTAAGGGACTTTTCGTTTTGGCAAAAAGTGGCAAATTTCATGGATATCACTTTAGGATATATAGATGTATTTTCTTTCCATGCATACAATGATCTCGTTCTTTCGGGAAGATCTTACAATTTTACTGGAGCAAATGAAGCACATTTGGTAGCATTTATCGACCTGGTTGAAAACTATGCCAGTCAGAAGACCGGAAAGATTATCCCCCTTGTTATAAGTGAATATGGTCGCGGTGGCGTCATAGGATACGATAAATTTGCTCCATTACCTATTATTGACTTTTCAACGATCTACCAGTCTAATGCCCATAGATTTACCCAACTAGGTCTTAGGGAATACATTGACAGAGCGGTGGTGTTTCTTCTAGCCAGTGAAGAAAGGCCAGGACGTTATAGTCTCAACTATTCACTTTTCACACCTGATGGAAAACCCACTCATATTGTCGATGTTTACGAGTTTTGGTACAAATTCGCGTCAGGCTTCTCCTTTATCAGAACAACCAGCCAATATGATAGAGAGGAAAGAACAGTGTCGCCGTTAGCAATGTCAAGTTCATCCATGAACGAAACCGTCATCCTCTTGCACAGCTATTCTCGGAGGTCACAGGCTGTAAAGTTAGTCTTCCAAGATGACTGGATCAAACCAACAACAGGCCAAGCTACCTGCACAACCATCAAGGACGACTGGTTCCCGGCCATCACCTTCAACGAAACCATCGACCTCCAGAAGACACAAGGAATAGTTGAACTTCCTCCTGAAGCCTCATGTCACTTTACATTCAACACCCCTTCAAACCAACTGCCTTCAGTCACTCTCAACGAAACCTCTTTTTACGGAGTGGATACGTTGATACCAATCAAGGGTAATGTTGTCTCGACCGTGGTATTTCTACCAAATGGCCAGTATGACAGTGCAAGACTGAGAGTTTCAACCAGTTGGCTGATCAATGAAACAAACAGTGTATCATATCTTACCTTTAATCTCTACCGCCTTGACTCtttttttaaactgtttgattCGGACAAGTTTAATCCAGCCGGAAACACGAATTGgaatgtttgggagtttattGTCCCCGCATCTGTGTTTGTCCCAGATTCTAACCAGGTCCAGGTTCACTTCTCTAACAACACGACAGCAGGATATGTTTCTTCTGTTGTTCTTGTGACAGGCAAGTTGGTTCAATCTGACTTGATGTCAGACTAA
- the LOC137287327 gene encoding uncharacterized protein isoform X1 — protein sequence MTLKMKWTQVLFTLSLTVVGGYSDTTVTIHPQWLAQGGNVRYDNNRWNKHNCLDQENLIPYCRRLRTASGRWGNPDTSRRLFQDWPEDPNRSGYPDPNYLKNVTRQQQLCSGYLENVNTDYENDMIMVAEALEFPSWIDMSEHDGHFPNNVDAAAEFMMLMVQGIYDYTKGRIPPYFEPINEPDGKWQILNFTTISTFHKLVAEKLHAKFNIKVAGPTVTKEINNAALRDFSFWQKVANFMDITLGYIDVFSFHAYNDLVLSGRSYNFTGANEAHLVAFIDLVENYASQKTGKIIPLVISEYGRGGVIGYDKFAPLPIIDFSTIYQSNAHRFTQLGLREYIDRAVVFLLASEERPGRYSLNYSLFTPDGKPTHIVDVYEFWYKFASGFSFIRTTSQYDREERTVSPLAMSSSSMNETVILLHSYSRRSQAVKLVFQDDWIKPTTGQATCTTIKDDWFPAITFNETIDLQKTQGIVELPPEASCHFTFNTPSNQLPSVTLNETSFYGVDTLIPIKGNVVSTVVFLPNGQYDSARLRVSTSWLINETNSVSYLTFNLYRLDSFFKLFDSDKFNPAGNTNWNVWEFIVPASVFVPDSNQVQVHFSNNTTAGYVSSVVLVTGKLVQSDLMSD from the exons ATGACTTTG AAAATGAAATGGACACAGGTCTTGTTCACTCTGAGTCTGACAGTGGTCGGAGGCTACAGTGACACTACGGTGACTATCCACCCTCAGTGGCTTGCACAAGGAGGAAACGTTCGTTACGACAACAATAGATGGAACAAACACAATTGTCTGGATCAAGAAAACCTCATTCCATACTGTCGGAGGCTTCGTACTGCTAGTGGGCGCTGGGGTAACCCAGATACTAGCCGTCGTCTCTTTCAAGAC TGGCCAGAAGACCCGAACCGCAGTGGCTACCCTGACCCCAACTACTTGAAGAACGTCACCAGACAGCAGCAGTTGTGCTCTGGTTACTTGGAGAACGTCAACACTGATTATGAGAACGACATGATCATGGTGGCAGAAG CTCTTGAGTTCCCGAGCTGGATAGACATGTCGGAACACGATGGCCATTTCCCAAACAACGTCGATGCTGCTGCAgagttcatgatgttgatggtgcAAGGAATTTATGACTACACCAAAGGAAGGATACCACCCTATTTTGAGCCTATTAATGAACCGGATGGTAAATGGCAAATACTGAATTTCACCACCATTTCCACTTTTCACAAATTAGTTGCTGAAAAACTCCATGCCAAATTTAACATCAAGGTGGCTGGTCCTACAGTTACCAAAGAAATTAACAACGCAGCTTTAAGGGACTTTTCGTTTTGGCAAAAAGTGGCAAATTTCATGGATATCACTTTAGGATATATAGATGTATTTTCTTTCCATGCATACAATGATCTCGTTCTTTCGGGAAGATCTTACAATTTTACTGGAGCAAATGAAGCACATTTGGTAGCATTTATCGACCTGGTTGAAAACTATGCCAGTCAGAAGACCGGAAAGATTATCCCCCTTGTTATAAGTGAATATGGTCGCGGTGGCGTCATAGGATACGATAAATTTGCTCCATTACCTATTATTGACTTTTCAACGATCTACCAGTCTAATGCCCATAGATTTACCCAACTAGGTCTTAGGGAATACATTGACAGAGCGGTGGTGTTTCTTCTAGCCAGTGAAGAAAGGCCAGGACGTTATAGTCTCAACTATTCACTTTTCACACCTGATGGAAAACCCACTCATATTGTCGATGTTTACGAGTTTTGGTACAAATTCGCGTCAGGCTTCTCCTTTATCAGAACAACCAGCCAATATGATAGAGAGGAAAGAACAGTGTCGCCGTTAGCAATGTCAAGTTCATCCATGAACGAAACCGTCATCCTCTTGCACAGCTATTCTCGGAGGTCACAGGCTGTAAAGTTAGTCTTCCAAGATGACTGGATCAAACCAACAACAGGCCAAGCTACCTGCACAACCATCAAGGACGACTGGTTCCCGGCCATCACCTTCAACGAAACCATCGACCTCCAGAAGACACAAGGAATAGTTGAACTTCCTCCTGAAGCCTCATGTCACTTTACATTCAACACCCCTTCAAACCAACTGCCTTCAGTCACTCTCAACGAAACCTCTTTTTACGGAGTGGATACGTTGATACCAATCAAGGGTAATGTTGTCTCGACCGTGGTATTTCTACCAAATGGCCAGTATGACAGTGCAAGACTGAGAGTTTCAACCAGTTGGCTGATCAATGAAACAAACAGTGTATCATATCTTACCTTTAATCTCTACCGCCTTGACTCtttttttaaactgtttgattCGGACAAGTTTAATCCAGCCGGAAACACGAATTGgaatgtttgggagtttattGTCCCCGCATCTGTGTTTGTCCCAGATTCTAACCAGGTCCAGGTTCACTTCTCTAACAACACGACAGCAGGATATGTTTCTTCTGTTGTTCTTGTGACAGGCAAGTTGGTTCAATCTGACTTGATGTCAGACTAA